In one Saimiri boliviensis isolate mSaiBol1 chromosome 19, mSaiBol1.pri, whole genome shotgun sequence genomic region, the following are encoded:
- the CASQ1 gene encoding calsequestrin-1 isoform X1: MGARAVPGLRLALLLLLVLGTPKSGVQGEEGLDFPEYDGVDRVVNVNAKNYKNVFKKYEVLALLYHEPPEDDKASQRQFEMEELILELAAQVLEDKGVGFGLVDSEKDAAVAKKLGLTEVDSVYVFKGDEVIEYDGEFSADTLVEFLLDVLEDPVELIEGDRELQAFENIEDEIKLIGYFKSKDSEHYKAFEDAAEEFHPYIPFFATFDSKVAKKLTLKLNEIDFYEAFMDEPVTIPDKPNSEEEIVSFVEEHRRSTLRKLKPESMYETWEDDMDGIHIVAFAEEADPDGFEFLETLKAVAQENTENPDLSIIWIDPDDFPLLVPYWEKTFDIDLSAPQIGVVNVTDADSIWMEMDNEEDLPSAEELEDWLEDVLEGEINTEDDDDDDDDDDD, encoded by the exons ATGGGGGCCAGAGCTGTGCCGGGTCTGCGGCTggcactgcttttgctgctggTGCTAGGGACGCCCAAGTCAGGGGTACAGGGGGAGGAAGGGCTGGACTTCCCTGAGTACGATGGTGTGGACCGTGTGGTCAATGTCAATGCAAAGAACTACAAGAATGTGTTCAAGAAGTATGAGGTGCTGGCCCTCCTCTACCATGAGCCCCCCGAGGATGACAAGGCCTCGCAAAGACAATTTGAGATGGAGGAGCTGATCCTGGAG TTAGCAGCCCAAGTCCTGGAAGACAAGGGCGTTGGCTTCGGGCTGGTAGACTCCGAGAAGGACGCAGCTGTGGCCAAGAAATTAG GCCTAACTGAAGTGGACAGCGTGTACGTGTTCAAGGGAGATGAAGTCATTGAGTACGATGGCGAGTTTTCTGCTGACACCCTCGTGGAGTTTCTGCTTGAT GTCCTAGAGGACCCTGTGGAATTGATTGAAGGTGATCGAGAGCTCCAGGCATTTGAGAATATTGAGGATGAGATCAAACTCATTGGCTACTTCAAGAGCAAAGACTCAGAGC ATTACAAAGCCTTCGAGGATGCAGCTGAGGAGTTTCATCCCTACATCCCCTTCTTCGCCACCTTCGACAGCAAG GTGGCAAAGAAGCTGACCCTGAAGCTGAACGAGATTGATTTCTATGAGGCTTTCATGGACGAGCCTGTGACCATCCCAGACAAGCCCAATAGCGAAGAGGAGATTGTCAGCTTCGTGGAGGAGCACAGGAG ATCAAccctgagaaaactgaagcctgaGAGTATGTATGAGACCTGG GAGGATGATATGGATGGAATCCACATTGTGGCCTTCGCAGAGGAAGCCGATCCCG ATGGCTTCGAGTTCTTAGAGACTCTCAAGGCGGTGGcccaagaaaacactgaaaaccctGATCTTAGTATCATCTGGATTGACCCTGATGACTTCCCCCTG CTCGTCCCATACTGGGAGAAGACGTTTGACATCGACTTGTCAGCCCCACAGATAGGAGTCGTCAATGTTACTGAT GCGGATAGCATATGGATGGAGATGGACAACGAGGAGGACCTGCCTTCTGCTGAGGAGCTGGAGGACTGGCTGGAGGACGTGCTAGAGGGCGAGATCAACACAGAGGACGATGACGACGATGACGACGACGATGATGACTAG
- the CASQ1 gene encoding calsequestrin-1 isoform X2, translating into MGARAVPGLRLALLLLLVLGTPKSGVQGEEGLDFPEYDGVDRVVNVNAKNYKNVFKKYEVLALLYHEPPEDDKASQRQFEMEELILELAAQVLEDKGVGFGLVDSEKDAAVAKKLGLTEVDSVYVFKGDEVIEYDGEFSADTLVEFLLDVLEDPVELIEGDRELQAFENIEDEIKLIGYFKSKDSEHYKAFEDAAEEFHPYIPFFATFDSKVAKKLTLKLNEIDFYEAFMDEPVTIPDKPNSEEEIVSFVEEHRRSTLRKLKPESMYETWEDDMDGIHIVAFAEEADPDGFEFLETLKAVAQENTENPDLSIIWIDPDDFPLKSKI; encoded by the exons ATGGGGGCCAGAGCTGTGCCGGGTCTGCGGCTggcactgcttttgctgctggTGCTAGGGACGCCCAAGTCAGGGGTACAGGGGGAGGAAGGGCTGGACTTCCCTGAGTACGATGGTGTGGACCGTGTGGTCAATGTCAATGCAAAGAACTACAAGAATGTGTTCAAGAAGTATGAGGTGCTGGCCCTCCTCTACCATGAGCCCCCCGAGGATGACAAGGCCTCGCAAAGACAATTTGAGATGGAGGAGCTGATCCTGGAG TTAGCAGCCCAAGTCCTGGAAGACAAGGGCGTTGGCTTCGGGCTGGTAGACTCCGAGAAGGACGCAGCTGTGGCCAAGAAATTAG GCCTAACTGAAGTGGACAGCGTGTACGTGTTCAAGGGAGATGAAGTCATTGAGTACGATGGCGAGTTTTCTGCTGACACCCTCGTGGAGTTTCTGCTTGAT GTCCTAGAGGACCCTGTGGAATTGATTGAAGGTGATCGAGAGCTCCAGGCATTTGAGAATATTGAGGATGAGATCAAACTCATTGGCTACTTCAAGAGCAAAGACTCAGAGC ATTACAAAGCCTTCGAGGATGCAGCTGAGGAGTTTCATCCCTACATCCCCTTCTTCGCCACCTTCGACAGCAAG GTGGCAAAGAAGCTGACCCTGAAGCTGAACGAGATTGATTTCTATGAGGCTTTCATGGACGAGCCTGTGACCATCCCAGACAAGCCCAATAGCGAAGAGGAGATTGTCAGCTTCGTGGAGGAGCACAGGAG ATCAAccctgagaaaactgaagcctgaGAGTATGTATGAGACCTGG GAGGATGATATGGATGGAATCCACATTGTGGCCTTCGCAGAGGAAGCCGATCCCG ATGGCTTCGAGTTCTTAGAGACTCTCAAGGCGGTGGcccaagaaaacactgaaaaccctGATCTTAGTATCATCTGGATTGACCCTGATGACTTCCCCCTG AAAAGTAAGATCTGA
- the PEA15 gene encoding astrocytic phosphoprotein PEA-15, which translates to MAEYGTLLQDLTNNITLEDLEQLKSACKEDIPSEKSEEITTGSAWFSFLESHNKLDKDNLSYIEHIFEISRRPDLLTMVVDYRTRVLKISEEDELDTKLTRIPSAKKYKDIIRQPSEEEIIKLAPPPKKA; encoded by the exons ATGGCTGAGTACGGGACCCTCCTACAAGACCTGACCAACAACATCACCCTTGAAGATCTAGAACAGCTCAAGTCGGCCTGCAAGGAGGACATCCCCAGCGAAAAGAGTGAGGAGATCACTACTGGCAGTGCCTGGTTTAGCTTCTTGGAGAGCCACAACAAGCTGGACAAAG ACAACCTCTCCTACATTGAGCACATCTTTGAGATCTCCCGCCGTCCTGACCTACTCACTATGGTGGTTGACTACAGAACTCGTGTGCTGAAGATCTCCGAGGAGGATGAGCTGGACACCAAGCTAACCCGTATCCCCAGTGCCAAGAAGTACAAAG ACATTATCCGGCAGCCCTCTGAGGAAGAGATCATCAAATTGGCTCCCCCACCGAAGAAGGCCTGA